A DNA window from Carassius gibelio isolate Cgi1373 ecotype wild population from Czech Republic chromosome A8, carGib1.2-hapl.c, whole genome shotgun sequence contains the following coding sequences:
- the LOC128019192 gene encoding uncharacterized protein LOC128019192, with product MAPFDPGLVWNGSEPPSHHGGRKGERKRTSTNPTPLHEMATSPAPLHQMAANPAPQGKTEAIPAPQHKVVTSPAPRGKMAASQAPMPKMAADTVLDYFSMLSKILEIPRSVHVMSADPVTVHITSAEPAPQYKMATNPAPLQRMAVTVGFPEVSQVPVDPPELSQVPIDPPESSHVPVDHPEWSQVPVYPPESSQIPVDLPESSQVAINFPEFNQVPVDPPESSQVLMDPPESGLVTVDLPESGLVTVNLPESGLVTIDLPDLGPVHVDLPESGLVTL from the exons ATGGCCCCCTTCGACCCTGGGCTCGTGTGGAACGGATCGGAgccgccgtctcaccatggcggacggaAAGGAGAAAGGAAGCGTACGTCTACCAATCCAACGCCACTGCAcgagatggccaccagcccagcgccattgcaccagatggccgccaacccagcaccacaagGCAAGACGGAAGCCATCCcggcgccacagcacaaagtggtcaccagcccagcgccacgaggcaagatggccgccagccaagcaccaatgcccaagatggctgctgatacagttttggattatttctccatgctgtccaaaatcctagagattcccaggagtgttcatgTCATGTCTGCTGATCCAGTGActgttcacatcacgtctgctgagccagcgccacaatacaagatggccaccaacccagcgccactaCAGAGGATGGCAGTTACAGTGGGCTTTCCAGAggtgagtcaggttcccgttgaccctccagagttgagtcaggttccgattgaccctccagagtcgagtcatgttcccgttgaccatccagagtggagtcaggttccagtttaccctccagagtcgagtcag attcctgttgaccttccagagtcgagtcaggtggcCATTAACTTTCCAGAGTTTAATCAGGTTCCGgttgatcctccagagtcgagtcaggtgctcatggaccctccagagtcagggttagtcaccgttgaccttccagagtcagggttggTCACCGTcaaccttccagaatcagggttagtcaccattgaccttccagattTAGGGCCAGTTcatgttgaccttccagagtcagggttagtcaccctTTGA